The DNA segment ATATAAGAAACCAATGAAAAAGACAAGAATAGTTTGTTAAGCTGTTATAGATGTAAAGTCTTCAAAGATAGTGAAAATCCAAAATGACTTCTTTTTATTTCTAAATATGGCATGTGTTTTTAAGTACATATATACCATTTTTTATTATATGGGAGTAAACTTTCAATTTGATACTATTATTAAAAAAAACATTTCACATTGATATGTAATAAGACATCTTTTATGACAAAATGATACATTAACTAAAAAATAACAAACAAAATGTCATAATAATGCAGGATATACTGTCATATTGTATATTTTTGCATCGATATTTAAACAATTTGATTGAATTCGCAAAGAAGTTTTTCATATACTATCATATATAAGAGTCATAACATGTAAAATAGATATTATACTATAATATTCGTAATATATTTTTATTCATTTAATTGTAAGTTGTTATGAAAAAAATTGAAGCAATTATCCGAACCTCAAAATTTGAAGAGGTGAAAGAAGCCTTACGGCAGGCTGGTATTGAATTTTTTTCTTACTCAGATGTAACAGGAGTAGGGAATGAAATTAGAAAAGGTGAATTATCATACCGTGGTACAGTGTATGATACCAGCTATATTCCGCGACAGTTGTTGACAATAGTAGTTCGTGATATCAATGCGAAGAAGACCGTTGAGGCTGTATTAAAATCTGCAAAGACAGGGGTTATCGGCGACGGCAAGATCTTTGTCTCTACGTTAGAAGAGTCTTATCGTATACGGACAGGTGAAGAGGGAGATGACTCATTGTATAATAAATAATAAACGATTAATGTTATGAAAAAGTTTTTATTAGTGTTACTGATGATACTCACAGTTTCAGTAACGGATTATGCGTATGCGGGTACGGTAAAAGCCGCGGATCCGGCCGGAACGGCCACAGGAACTGTAAATGATATCACAGCCGTGAAACAAGGAAAACCTACACAGGGTGAACTTGAAGATCAGGTAGGTCATAATAAAGTGGCCATCAATATGGTATGGACACTTATAACAGGATTCTTAGTAATGTTTATGCAGGCCGGTTTCGCAATGGTTGAGACAGGACTTACAAGGGCAAAGAATGCCAACCATACGATGGCTATGAACTTTATGGTTTATGCCTTAGGTATGTTGGGATTCTTTATGAGTGGATTTGCCCTAATGTTTGGTGGCATTGGAAGCCTTGGCACATTAGGTGGATTCGGAGGTTTAGCCCACGAATTCTCAATCAATTTGTTCGGTCATACTTTTGGACTTTTCGGAACAAGTGGATTTTTCCTAAGTGGAGGAAATTACGATGTTGCTGTATTTGCCCTTTTCTTATTTGAGATGGTCTTCATGGATACAACGGCCACTATCCCTACCGGATCAATGGCTGAACGTTGGAAATTCTCTTCGTTTGCTATCTATGGTGTTGTTGTCGGTGCCTTAATCTACCCTATTTTCGGAAACTGGGTGTGGGGTGGAGGCTGGCTTTCACAACTTGGAAGTATGTTCGGACTTGGACATGGTGTAGTCGACTTTGCTGGTTCTTCAGTGGTCCACATGACCGGTGGCGTGTTAGCATTGGTTGGTGCGGCAATGCTTGGTCCGCGTGTTGGAAAATATAATAAAGACGGTTCACCTAATGCTATTCCAGGTCATAACATACCGATGGCGATTGTCGGCTGTTTCATCTTGGCTTTCGGATGGTTCGGATTCAATCCGGGTTCATCATTGGCCGGTGGTGATTTGAGAATCAGTGTTGTTGCCGTTAATACGATGATAGCATCAGCAACCGGAGCTTTCTCATCCATGGCGTATATGTGGTGGTTTAAGACCAAGAAACCGGATCCAACAATGATGATCAATGGTATGTTAGCCGGCCTTGTGGCAATTACAGCTCCCTGTGCTTTTGTCAATGTCGGAAGTGCTGCTATAATTGGCCTTATTTCGGGCGTATTAGTAATTGAAGCCTCATTTTTCTTTGAGCGAAAACTAAAGATTGACGATCCTGTAGGAGCAATTTCTGTACATGGTGTGAACGGAGCCTGGGGAGTATTATCATTAGGTCTCTTTGCTGATGGTTCATATGGCAGTGGTTGGAACGGTGTAAAAGGCACTGTAACAGGGCTTTTTTATGGAGACCCGAGTCAATTTTTTGCACAGCTTATAGGTGTCATCACCAATTTTATCTATGTCGCTGCCATAGGATGGGTTGTCTTTAAGATTATTGGACTCATTACTCATGGAATGAGAGTAGACGTTGATGCCGAACTTGGTGGACTTGATGTTCCTGAAATGGGCATAGAAGGTTATGCCGGTATTAAGATGGATAAGAATTCAGAGACACCTCTTTCAAAATAACATAATGTCATTTTTGATGTGCCTTGATTTAGTCTTGTTGTGATAACAAAGCTGTATCAGGCACATCCTTTTTTATTTTATTATCATCATAGGATGGTTAACTTTAAAATTATAGTACACTTTTCTGTATTAAATAATGGTGGTATTATAGTGGCATTTTGTGGTAGTAAAGTGCATCTTTGTGAGACGTTATATACCTTATAATGAATCATTTACCATAAGTAGTGGTAAAGTGGCATTTCTTTTTAAAAAAAAGGCGTGTCCTTCTTTGCCTATAAAGGCTTACTAGAAATTTAGTGGGGATTTTTTATTAGTGGATAATAATCTTTGTATATATTTTAGATACAACATTATTATTGCCATTGGAAGTGTTATAATACTTTGCTATTTTAGAAAAATAGATTACATAAACAGAGATTCGCATTTATATTAAGGAATGACCCTTGGGCATTTATTTTGAGACCGAAGTTTTTGTTTCCAGAAAAAATAGCTACCTTTGCACCCGTATTCATAAATAACAAATAGGTTCTGATGATAATAACAATTGCTCGACTATGTGGTTGTGGGGCGCTCCACGTGGGCGAAAATCTCGCAAAACACTATGGGATACCATTTTATACCAGACAGACGCTGATGCAGCTTGCCCGGGACAAAGGTATGCTCACAGAAATGGATGATTTCTTTGAGGAAAGGCCGGTTAACGAATTGCTTGTTGCCATCTCATCTGAGTTGTCAGACGCTCGAACAGGCACAACTGAAAAACCGCTAAAGATTCTTTTAGACTTGATTGGAACCAAAGATTGTATAATCATCGGACGATGCGGCAATTATATCTTCCGTAATCGTACAGACCTCATATCTGTTTTTCTGAAAGGTGATCTGGGCACACGTATTGAGAATATACAGAAGGAAAAGAACCTGTCATTGACAGATGCAAGGGAATTTGTAGAGGATGCCGATGATTGCCGCGTGAGATACCATAAATTTTATACGGGATTGAGTTGGGGAAATGCCTCTGACTACGACATCTGTTTAGACAGCTGCCGACTGGGTACTGAGCAGACTGCGGAAATGATAGAACGGTATATTGACATCACCGGTAGTAAAAAGGCTTCACATCTATGAAATATCTGATACAATTTCTCATTATTATAACATTCTCTTTCTTAGGTGAGGCGATTCATCACTTACTGCCATTGCCTATTCCGGCGAGCATTTATGGTATTGTACTGCTTTTTACGGCTTTAGAACTGAAATGGATTAAGGTGAAGGACATCTTTGAGGCAAGTTCGTTTTTAATAGTTATCATGCCAGTCATGTTTATTCCTTCTGCTGTAGGACTTGTCGACTCATGGGGTAGCATTGGTAACAACTGGTTGGCATATATTATTATTACCGTGGTGACAACATTTGTGGTTATGGCATCGGCTGGGTTAGTAACTCAATATGTGATTCGTAAAGGAAAGGGGAAAAGGGAATGAAAGAGATGTTTCAGAATTCAGTGTTTTTTGGTGTGCTCATTAGTTTAGGGGCTTACTTCTTCGGTATGTGGCTGAAGAAGAAGACCGGATGGGCGGTGATGAATCCGCTATTGGTGTCTATAATTCTCATCATCTGCTTCCTTCTGATTTCAGGGGTTAGCTACAAGTCGTACAACACAGGAGCCAATTGTCTAAGCTATCTGCTCACTCCTGCCACCATCTGCCTGGCTGTGCCACTCTACCAACAAGTGGAACTGCTTAAGAAAAACTACAAGGCAGTGATAGCGGGCATCTCTGCAGGAGTGCTCTCAAGTCTTCTGTCGGTATTGCTGTTGGCTCTGCTGTTCGGATTCGGCCATGGGGCTTATGTAACATTCCTACCAAAATCTATCACAACAGCTATCGGCATCAGTGTGAGTGAGGAACTTGGAGGATTTGTATCAGTTACTGTTGTTGTAATTGTTGTCACGGGTGTATTGGGCAATATTTTCGCCGAGAAATTTCTTAAGATACTAAAAATAGAAGAACCCATAGCGAAGGGGGTTGCCATAGGCAGTTCGTCTCATGCCATAGGTACGGCAAAAGCAATGGAGATGGGATCTGTAGAGGGTGCCATGAGTGGACTCTCTATTGTGGTATGCGGTATACTGACAGTTATAGGGGCCTCTGTATTTGCATGTTTTCTATAATACTATGATTATAAAAAAAGCATTATACGATGATATAGAACTGCTAGTTCCAATATATGACTACGCACGGAAATTTATGGCAGATAATGGAAATCCAAATCAATGGATTGATGGTTATCCTTCACGTGAAATTATTGCAAAAGACATAAGTAATGGTAATTGTTTTATCTGCAAAAATGAAGAGGGAAGTATTATCGGTGCATTTACTTTTATGATAGGCGAAGACCCTACTTATGGGAAAATATATAAAGGGCAATGGTTAAATGATAAACCTTACGGCGTAATTCACAGACTTGTATCAGATGGAACTACTCATGGTATTACAAAAAATTGTATTAAATGGTGCTTAAAACAAATTCAAAATATTCGAATAGATACTCATGCTGACAATAAAATAATGCAAAGTTTGCTAGACAAGACTGGATTTGAATATTGCGGAATAATACATACACATAACGGAACAGAAAGACTTGCGTTTCAAATATCAGTGCAATAATTACTATTGATTAAATGACAATTTTATATTTAAATAATTTAATACAAAGAAATATGTATATTTGCATAATATAAATTATAGAGTTTCTTCGCGATGAAGAAAATTATATTCCTTAACAGGTGCAGAATTGTCATTGCAAAGTGGTTTTAAAACTATTAGGGTAATGAAAATTATGCGAGAATCATCCTATTGAACAAATCCCTTTGCTATTTTTGGGAAATAGTAAAAATGGAACTTATTCAAATATTCATAGGAAAGTAAAAACGGCAATATAAAAACGAGTCAGTTTGCCTCTGATATAGAGTTTCACTTCACCCCAATCGAACTCTACTCCATAACTGTGGGCATATGATTGGCGTATAAAGGCTTCCGTGTTAGGTTTATTTTTATCAGTAATATACTTGTATATGGTCGAATAGTTGATTTTGTAGTCTTTATGCAGAAGAAGCGAGTGAATATCGCACTTCATCATACATTGCTTTTTCAAGCCTGTAGCTCGTTTTATCTCATTTCGTTTGAGATAATCTCTATGACGTCTATCATATAAGGTGTCAATCGTCGAAATCTATGATTTGCTGAGTTGCATTGCGGACGCAATGTAAGTACATCGTCTATACTCTCCTATGCATTAGAATTGTTTGCGGCTGCTTCATACTCTGCGATAATCATTAAATAGTTCTTTTCGTTTTATATAATCAAAGTCTGACGGAACAGCCATTGATGTCTTAAGTATGTCATCGGCTTTAGTGCTCTCGAGCACTGCTATAAAAAGGTTTAGACAAGCAGTTTGGGAACTGGCCACATGTGTTTTTCCTCTGAAATGACCATTTATCAATCAAATCAGGGCGTCTATCAGCTTGGATAAACGCCCAATAATTGATATTTTCAGATTTCTATTTTTTTACGTTGTAGATACAACGAGGAAGGCCGGAAGAGGTGACTTTAAGGCTGAAACTACCCTTTGAACTTTTCTTCAAAGTACGAGCAACGATGAGAGCACGACCTTTCCAGGTGGTGAACTTAGGAGAGGTGGTAGGCTCTGGATCCTTCATGTTGGCACTGGCTGCAGCCAGCAGTTGGGCATCGCCTTTCACGTTGACTTCGCAAGGCACCTCGGCATCAGGAACAATGTTGCCATTTGCATCGCGCACTTCGAGTATGAAAAAGGCCAGATCCTGTCCGTCATATTGGAGAAAATGGAGATTTTCTTCAGAGGTTATTGAGAGGTGATGCGGAACCCCGGCAGTGGCGAGACGTACAGATTTGCCTCCAGCTTCAGCGCGCAATTTACCTGGGGAATAAGGAATGGTGAAGACGGCCTTGAACTCAGTGGAGCGGTCAACGGTCTTAGTTCCCACAAGGCGGTCATTGAGGAACAGTTTTACTTCCGGCTGGCGGGTATATACTTCCACCTGTATGTCTTTTCCTTCCCATCCTGGCCATGTCCACGATTCCCAGGTGGGCCATACGCTCCATGATGTTTCTTTGATGGTTCCTTTGTATCCATCTGGCTCACGTACCGCCATATAGAGACTGTCCGGAATGATCCGTCGGTGACCTGGATTTGCCCAAAGTATCTCTCGATAATGAGATATAGGCTTGCGCCATCCTGTCACATCGACATCGCCACAATAGGCTCCATGCCATTCGGGCTGACCACCACTGACGTAACTCTCGCCCGGTTTTTCCTGTCCTTCGTAATAATATTTTCCGATGCCCGATTCGCCCAGATAGTCTAATCCGGTCCACACGATGTCGCCAATGATATATGGATAGTCGTTGACCACGGCCCAGTTGCGGAATGCATCGCGAGGGTAACTCTCTGTCTGCCACATGATGCGCTTAGGGTCGCGCTGGTGGTCGCTCTTATGCTTGAAGATCATATAGTTGTAGCCCACAATATCCAGTACTTCGGCATGAGGATCGTAGATTTCCCAATCGTGGTCCCAGGAGCAGAGTGCTTCGGTTACAGGACGAGTCGTATCATATTTCATAATGGCCTGCTTGAGTTGGCGGGCAGTGGTGATTACACGAATATCCTTGCGCTCCATCACCTCATTGCCGATACTCCAAGCGATGACACAGGGGTGATTGCGGTCGCGCATCACCATAGCACGGATATCCTCCTCATAGCAAGAGTCGATGAGGGTGGAGTAATCGTGTGGAGTCTTGGATTGACGCCATCCATCAAATGACTCGTCGATGACTAACATACCTAATTGATCACAGGCGCGTAGAAAAGCTTCAGATGGAGGATTGTGGGAGGTGCGGATAAGGTTGAATCCCGCATCTTTCATAAGTTGCACCTTGCGCTCCTCAGCAGCATCGAAGGCCATAGCTCCCAGTATGCCATTGTCGTGATGCATGCATGCACCATTGATTTTCATCGCCTCGCCGTTGAGCAGGAAACCCTTTTCAGCATCGAACGAGATAGAGCGAATACCGTATTCAAAACTGCTTTTTACACCATTCACCGTCAGGTATGATCTAGTGATGCCAGAGTCGCGGAGTGACCAGAGCTTGGGATTCTGAACGGTAAAGGTGAAGACGGCTTGCCGACTTTCGCCAGCCTTCAAGTCTATTGTCTGCTGTTCTTTTTGATATTCAATATGTGCTTGCTGTGGTTTGTCTGATTCGTTCTGCACAGTCACTTCCACACGTACGGTAGCTTCTTGAGGAGATACTTTAGGGGTGGTGACGTAAATGCCGTTTTCGGCCACATGTACTTTAGGCATGGTCTGTAGCCACACATGGCGATAAATTCCCGAACCGGAATACCAACGGCAGTTGGGTTGCTCACTGTTGTTCACTTTGACCAAAAGTTCATTTTTGCCTTTTTTGACGAGAAAAGGCGTGACGTCTACAGTGAAAGGGGTGTAGCCATACGCATGCTGACCTGCCTTTTTGCCATTGACAAATACCTCGGCCTTCTGATATACGCCCTCGAAATGGATTTTTACCAGTTCGCTCTTAGGGGTGGCGAACGTTTTTCGGTATTCGCCTTTTCCACCTTGAAACCATCCTCCACCAGTGCCTGTCGCACCTGTCTTAGGATTGGGGCCTTCATAGATATCCCAGTCGTGTGGCAGGTTAACAAGGGTGGATTTGCCGTTGCGGGTGAACGTCCAACCATCGTCGAAGAGTTGTTTTTGAGACTGGGCGGGCAAGGAATTGCCAGCCATTAACAGCGTTATTGTAATTAATATGTGTTTAAGTTTCATGCTATAATTAAGTTTGATGCTGCGAAGATATGAATAACTAGCGAATTTTACAATTTTTGGAGCGTATTTGTTACATATTCTCGCCGACCGTCCACGTCACTGACGGACAGAAGGATCTGTATAAGGATCTGGAATTTGTGAGAGTGAAAGGGGGAGGAGAATCCTCTCCCCAATGATTTCGAAAGGTGAACCAATGAAAAAGGTCTGTCTCATTAGAGGCAGACCTTATATGTTCCTTTTAAAGTGCAGTATGAAGACATATAGTCCGCAAGTGCACTAGCTTAAAGCGGTTACAAAGGTAACACAATAATTGGAATAACAGTATTATATAATAGATTATTTATAAATTATTTACTTTTTATTGATTAGCTTATAAATCATTTAATCTAAATCCTGAATTACTTTCAATCTTTTCTTTTACACATTTGCATGATACTTTATTGAAAGCGGCTTTGAGTAGTTCAATCATTTCGTCAACCCTATTGCTGGAGACTCGTCCAAGAAAATATTTAAATACCATATATGCTCCTGATAACATGCTCTTTCTTGCTCCCATTTCTCCTGCAGGTCCATTACCTATAGGCTTTGGGAAGTTCATGTCAAAAAGCACCTTTCCGTGTGCACTATAATTTCGTAATTGTCTAATTACATTGATATAATCTAAGAATTGACTTGGACTTGTTCCATACACCTGGGCAATATTTACCTTTAAATTCCAGTCAATCAGATTTTCGTAGAGTTTTATGATAATACCGAAGCTGAAGAATTCTATAACTTTCCATGCCGGTGCATATTCTCTGTTATCATGATTTTTAAGATCTTCTTTTACTACACGTTCTTTTTTCGTATCGGCAATAGCTTGCTTGTACTTGTCGTTATGGATGAAACTAGACTTTACGACTTTTGAATTCACATACCAAAAAGGATCATCTTTATATTTGTTAGAGGCTAAGTATATTAATGTCGTTCTAAGGTTGATTTCTATTCGACTAATATATCTTAGAAAGATATTACGTAAGTCAAAATCAAAATAGTACAACTGAATGATATATTCAAATTTGGATTCTTTTGCGTATTCATGGTTTCTTTTTGTTATTCTTGGATATGTCTTTTCGAAAGGAAATGCGTAGAATCCTAATCTGAAGTAGCCAATATCCATCAGATTCTCTTTAGCTTTCTCTTCATCTTCGATTGTCATTCCTCGTGACTTTAATTTTTCTATTTGTTCGTCAACTGTTGTGGCTTGTTTTATTAGGTCTTCTGACATTCTTTGTTTTGTATTTAAACTAGATACTATAAAGAGCTCGTCTCTTCATATTCATCAGTATCGTCACACTTGTCGGATATTGAAAAGTTTTTAGCGGCAAAATCTTTAACTTTAGTATGCTGTTGCTGGATTTCATCTGAATTAAAAGATAATAAAGGTACAAAGGTAATAATTTTAATGGATAATTTTATCTTTAAAGTGAAGAATAATGTACAATTATTAGCGCTCATAATTTAATTTTATTATTTTTGCTTGTTTTTTAAAGAGAAATCTGATATATAAACAAAAATGAATAATAGATATGAGTGATAATATAATATTATCTGAGATAAGGAACAAGATCCTCAATATGAATGAAGTTCTATTTCAAGAAATGGGTGATTTGTTCTTCAATTATGAATTAAGACCTAATGAAATAGAATCTAGAGGGAGCGTAGTAAATAAAATTAAAACAAAAAAAGGAACTCCAGATACTCTTATAATAGATGATAAAAATAGGATCGTATTTATTGAATATACGACGCAAAAGGATGATTTGAAAAAGAAAAATATAAATGATCTTAGGTCTTGCTTTGATGAAAAAAAATCAAAAACAAAAAATAAAGATATTTATAAGATTATACAATGTTCCAATCAACGTATTTCTAATGAAATAAAGCAGTATTATATTATTATGTAAAATCCATAAAAAGATGAAAAATATGAATAGGTGTTATCAAATGATTTTGATATATTCGCGTATGTTTTGATTGAAAGCTATATTTAAACTGACTGATAGGTTGTTCGAGCAACTGTTCATCCTCTAAAGTTCCAAAAATTAAATTACTTGTAGAAATTTTTAATGATGAGATATTTACTTTTAATTTAGTCAAAACATCTTCTGGTTTATCTGAGATTATATATCCTAACATTCCTCCAAAACTTTTGTTTGTTGCATACTTATTAATTAGGAAACGGTAGATTCCACCATCATCTCCACTTTTTATTTTTTTATGAATATAAGCATCTATCTTGCTTTTCGTCGTATTTATAGGTTTGCATTCTAATACAAAATATTCATTTAGCCAATCGCTATGCTCAAATTTTAAGTCATAATATCCTATTGCAATATCTTGGTTCCTTGGCTCTGAATTTACCTTAAATCCTTCCAATATGAAATCTTCATCACATTGAAGACTTCTACGAATACGATCTGTAATTTCCTCTTCTTTTTTTGATCTTAGACCCACTTTTATGGAAAGAGAAAAACTATCATATGCCTTTGCCAGATAGTCAAATATATGTGTCAAAAAAAAATTGTCTGTAAACGAAGACGCTTCCAGTATATGTTTTTTACGCATACATTGGAATGCTTCTGTTTCATTGTTAGAAGTCGATATGTATTGAAATTTTATATCACTCATTTCTGTAGTAGTTTGCAAATTTCAATTGTGGCATCATCATATGCTGCTGATTTTGTCCAATTTTGGGGATTTCTGTCCTTTATAATAAAAATACTGTCTTCTGTGTAAATTCTTTCTTTCAAAGAAATTAAGAGAGAGTTTCCTACTCTTTTCAACATTTCATAATTGATAGAAAGCTGAACTTTGTCTATTGTTGGTAATTCTGTTGGTTTATTTCCAAAAGTGATTCTTACGCCAGCAATATCAAACGGGGTTTTTAAATTATAGGTATATTCAATTTTGACTATTCCTGTCTTAATGACCCTTTTAATGGTTTTAAGGAAAGTAATGCAATAATCTTCAAACATCTTCATCGTGATTTCCGTATTTATGTTTCTGATAAAGAAATCAGAGATGCGTTGTCTTTCAATATAGTTCATATCATATAGATCGAAGACTAAATTATTCATTTCTTTCCTTTTTTCTTCGAAAGAATAAATACCATTTGTTATGTTTCTTGATAATATATCTAACTTTTCAATAATATTTTTATCAAACCTTTTGGGGACAGGGAGCCTTTTTAAATCGGGAGAATCTAGACGGGATAGGGATCCCCCAATACGCTTCCTTAGTTTCACTTGGGAGAAAAAGTTTATTAAATCAGAATTAAGACAACAGTTTATCACATTATATAATTCTGTTTTTTGAAGTTTTATAGAGTAAACATCGGATCCGAAATATAACTTACTATTGGAAAGTAAAGTACAAATTTCATCTCCTATCCGAGAACATAAAATTTTTTCTCCTTCATAAATATGAGATGCTCTTGGTCTATGAAATGAAGATATGTTTTCTCTACAGTAAGAACTTACTTTCTCAATTCTAAATCTACTTATTTGAGCTGATTTTAAGAAGGGAATAGGGTGATTAGTATCT comes from the Xylanibacter oryzae DSM 17970 genome and includes:
- a CDS encoding P-II family nitrogen regulator, which codes for MKKIEAIIRTSKFEEVKEALRQAGIEFFSYSDVTGVGNEIRKGELSYRGTVYDTSYIPRQLLTIVVRDINAKKTVEAVLKSAKTGVIGDGKIFVSTLEESYRIRTGEEGDDSLYNK
- a CDS encoding ammonium transporter gives rise to the protein MKKFLLVLLMILTVSVTDYAYAGTVKAADPAGTATGTVNDITAVKQGKPTQGELEDQVGHNKVAINMVWTLITGFLVMFMQAGFAMVETGLTRAKNANHTMAMNFMVYALGMLGFFMSGFALMFGGIGSLGTLGGFGGLAHEFSINLFGHTFGLFGTSGFFLSGGNYDVAVFALFLFEMVFMDTTATIPTGSMAERWKFSSFAIYGVVVGALIYPIFGNWVWGGGWLSQLGSMFGLGHGVVDFAGSSVVHMTGGVLALVGAAMLGPRVGKYNKDGSPNAIPGHNIPMAIVGCFILAFGWFGFNPGSSLAGGDLRISVVAVNTMIASATGAFSSMAYMWWFKTKKPDPTMMINGMLAGLVAITAPCAFVNVGSAAIIGLISGVLVIEASFFFERKLKIDDPVGAISVHGVNGAWGVLSLGLFADGSYGSGWNGVKGTVTGLFYGDPSQFFAQLIGVITNFIYVAAIGWVVFKIIGLITHGMRVDVDAELGGLDVPEMGIEGYAGIKMDKNSETPLSK
- a CDS encoding AAA family ATPase encodes the protein MIITIARLCGCGALHVGENLAKHYGIPFYTRQTLMQLARDKGMLTEMDDFFEERPVNELLVAISSELSDARTGTTEKPLKILLDLIGTKDCIIIGRCGNYIFRNRTDLISVFLKGDLGTRIENIQKEKNLSLTDAREFVEDADDCRVRYHKFYTGLSWGNASDYDICLDSCRLGTEQTAEMIERYIDITGSKKASHL
- a CDS encoding CidA/LrgA family protein, with product MKYLIQFLIIITFSFLGEAIHHLLPLPIPASIYGIVLLFTALELKWIKVKDIFEASSFLIVIMPVMFIPSAVGLVDSWGSIGNNWLAYIIITVVTTFVVMASAGLVTQYVIRKGKGKRE
- a CDS encoding LrgB family protein, whose protein sequence is MFQNSVFFGVLISLGAYFFGMWLKKKTGWAVMNPLLVSIILIICFLLISGVSYKSYNTGANCLSYLLTPATICLAVPLYQQVELLKKNYKAVIAGISAGVLSSLLSVLLLALLFGFGHGAYVTFLPKSITTAIGISVSEELGGFVSVTVVVIVVTGVLGNIFAEKFLKILKIEEPIAKGVAIGSSSHAIGTAKAMEMGSVEGAMSGLSIVVCGILTVIGASVFACFL
- a CDS encoding acetyltransferase; its protein translation is MIIKKALYDDIELLVPIYDYARKFMADNGNPNQWIDGYPSREIIAKDISNGNCFICKNEEGSIIGAFTFMIGEDPTYGKIYKGQWLNDKPYGVIHRLVSDGTTHGITKNCIKWCLKQIQNIRIDTHADNKIMQSLLDKTGFEYCGIIHTHNGTERLAFQISVQ
- a CDS encoding glycoside hydrolase family 2 TIM barrel-domain containing protein, whose amino-acid sequence is MKLKHILITITLLMAGNSLPAQSQKQLFDDGWTFTRNGKSTLVNLPHDWDIYEGPNPKTGATGTGGGWFQGGKGEYRKTFATPKSELVKIHFEGVYQKAEVFVNGKKAGQHAYGYTPFTVDVTPFLVKKGKNELLVKVNNSEQPNCRWYSGSGIYRHVWLQTMPKVHVAENGIYVTTPKVSPQEATVRVEVTVQNESDKPQQAHIEYQKEQQTIDLKAGESRQAVFTFTVQNPKLWSLRDSGITRSYLTVNGVKSSFEYGIRSISFDAEKGFLLNGEAMKINGACMHHDNGILGAMAFDAAEERKVQLMKDAGFNLIRTSHNPPSEAFLRACDQLGMLVIDESFDGWRQSKTPHDYSTLIDSCYEEDIRAMVMRDRNHPCVIAWSIGNEVMERKDIRVITTARQLKQAIMKYDTTRPVTEALCSWDHDWEIYDPHAEVLDIVGYNYMIFKHKSDHQRDPKRIMWQTESYPRDAFRNWAVVNDYPYIIGDIVWTGLDYLGESGIGKYYYEGQEKPGESYVSGGQPEWHGAYCGDVDVTGWRKPISHYREILWANPGHRRIIPDSLYMAVREPDGYKGTIKETSWSVWPTWESWTWPGWEGKDIQVEVYTRQPEVKLFLNDRLVGTKTVDRSTEFKAVFTIPYSPGKLRAEAGGKSVRLATAGVPHHLSITSEENLHFLQYDGQDLAFFILEVRDANGNIVPDAEVPCEVNVKGDAQLLAAASANMKDPEPTTSPKFTTWKGRALIVARTLKKSSKGSFSLKVTSSGLPRCIYNVKK
- a CDS encoding Abi family protein; amino-acid sequence: MSEDLIKQATTVDEQIEKLKSRGMTIEDEEKAKENLMDIGYFRLGFYAFPFEKTYPRITKRNHEYAKESKFEYIIQLYYFDFDLRNIFLRYISRIEINLRTTLIYLASNKYKDDPFWYVNSKVVKSSFIHNDKYKQAIADTKKERVVKEDLKNHDNREYAPAWKVIEFFSFGIIIKLYENLIDWNLKVNIAQVYGTSPSQFLDYINVIRQLRNYSAHGKVLFDMNFPKPIGNGPAGEMGARKSMLSGAYMVFKYFLGRVSSNRVDEMIELLKAAFNKVSCKCVKEKIESNSGFRLNDL